One genomic region from Mangifera indica cultivar Alphonso chromosome 17, CATAS_Mindica_2.1, whole genome shotgun sequence encodes:
- the LOC123200160 gene encoding zinc finger CCCH domain-containing protein 20-like — MMVGERHRLNPTVHVPPWPPLQDPTSDVICLHSNASSFSDVNCPYYLQEALAALQPFLPTKDPDLDSDTDILGLDADSPVDANSCDHFRMFEFKVRKCARGRSHDWTECPYAHPGEKARRRDPRKYHYSGAACPEFRRGSCKKGDSCEFAHGVFECWLHPARYRTQPCKDGLGCRRRVCFFAHTPEQLRILPQMSPGSIDTSSCAQTLSFLSSPESISPPMSPSLSRSVGSSSMSELVPSLKNLQLGKVKSLPSSWNIHMGGSPGYGSPRGSRIRPNCFSLPSTPTRPGRCYWDPSENLCEDEPVMERVESGRDLRARMFQKLCEENSLERVDLYPYNGAPDVDWVSDLVNGAN; from the coding sequence ATGATGGTCGGAGAGCGCCACCGTCTGAATCCGACAGTCCACGTCCCGCCATGGCCTCCACTTCAAGATCCAACGTCTGATGTCATCTGTCTCCACTCCAATGCAAGCAGCTTCTCTGATGTCAACTGCCCGTACTATCTACAGGAAGCCTTAGCTGCACTCCAACCTTTTCTGCCGACTAAGGATCCGGATTTGGATTCGGATACCGATATTTTAGGTCTGGATGCTGACTCTCCCGTGGACGCTAACTCATGCGATCATTTTCGCATGTTTGAGTTCAAGGTGAGGAAGTGTGCACGTGGCAGGTCTCATGACTGGACGGAATGTCCGTATGCTCATCCAGGGGAGAAGGCACGACGGCGTGACCCGAGAAAGTATCACTATTCGGGTGCGGCGTGCCCCGAGTTTCGTAGGGGAAGCTGTAAGAAAGGTGACTCCTGTGAGTTCGCTCACGGTGTGTTCGAGTGCTGGCTTCATCCGGCTCGTTACCGAACTCAGCCATGCAAAGACGGACTGGGTTGTCGGAGGCGGGTTTGTTTCTTTGCCCATACACCAGAGCAGCTTAGAATTTTACCTCAGATGAGCCCGGGAAGTATTGATACTTCTTCCTGTGCCCAGACGCTGTCGTTTTTGTCCTCTCCAGAGTCTATTTCTCCTCCTATGAGTCCATCTCTGAGTCGGTCAGTAGGCTCGAGTTCAATGAGTGAATTGGTGCCGTCCCTCAAGAATCTGCAGTTGGGAAAGGTGAAGTCTTTGCCATCTTCATGGAATATTCATATGGGTGGTTCTCCCGGGTACGGATCTCCGCGCGGGTCCAGGATCCGCCCCAACTGTTTTAGCCTTCCTTCAACGCCGACCCGACCCGGAAGGTGTTACTGGGATCCGTCCGAAAATTTGTGCGAGGACGAGCCTGTGATGGAGAGGGTTGAGTCAGGGAGGGATTTGCGTGCAAGGATGTTTCAGAAATTGTGCGAGGAAAATTCTCTGGAACGGGTCGATCTGTATCCATATAATGGGGCTCCTGATGTTGATTGGGTATCCGACTTGGTGAATGGTGCAAACTGA